Below is a genomic region from Oceaniferula marina.
CCATTTTGAATCAACCGTGCCCTGTCGAGGGTTTCGAGGGCGTTGGACGGGATGGCTTTGATTTTATCAAAGTTGCTCGCGGTGATGCCGAAGCCCCAGGCTGAAAACCGGCTAAGGATAAAGGCGTCACTTTGTGACCTCACCTTGAGAGGGGGGGCATATCCACAAATGCTGAGAACCTGCGGGTCATCTTTGTAGAACTCCAGAGCCTCGTTCATGTAGCACAAAAAACCAGGTGCCGTAACGATGTCATCTTCGAGCCAGATGAGTTTCCCATATTCGTCGAGCAGTTGGCGCATGCCGCCTCGATTGTTTTTGATGCGGTTGTTTTTTGTTCGTGCCACAATGGTTACCGATTCAAATCCATCAATGGTTTCAAGATAGGAACGTAAGGTCGAGACAGCGTTCTCGTCTCCCTCCATGGGAGCGTCAGAAAAAATATATAACTTACTTTGCTTCGCCAGCGTGTTTTGGGAAAGGGCCTCGATAGTTTGTTTCAGATGGGTCAAGCGAGTGTAGGTCGACACTCCGATCGGAGCGAGTGTGTAATGGTCGTGATTCATGATAGATCTGGCTCCCTCTCGGAAGGGGGGGTTAGGCTGAAACTTGATGCTGGTATTTCTCAATGGCGGATCTCAGAGCATATTCGTCATCGTTGTTGAGGCGGACTTGCTCTCTGTGGTCGAAGCGTTGTACGGGGGTTGCCGGCATATCGAGCGGGCAGCCTAAATCCTGATATTTTTGGTGGATGGTGGATAGGATGGCCTCGGGCGACTGGCAGAGGCTGAGATAGTCGATTTCGATGCTTCTTGATTGCGGGACAAGTTGCATTCCCATTGATACGGCGTGATGGGTATATACGGCTTGTGCGGCTGCTTGCTCAATGGCGCCGAGCTCGGCCAGTTCCGGGTATTCAGGAGGTTTGAATGACCACCATGTTTTACGGTTTCCGTAGTAGTGCACACGTGATTCAAGAATGGATTGGGCGACGGAGAATAAATCTCGACGAATATGGGTGAAGACAAAGCGCTCGCTGATGTTTAAGAGGTAATCAATATGCCAGTTCATCAACATTCCTTTCATGACGAGAGGTTTGCCAAGCGACGACTCCATGGACGCCAGTCCTTGGAGGAATGCGTCGCTGTCGACACTGTGAAGTTGAGAGTCATCGAGCTTTTGGATTTCTCCAAAATGGAAGAATCGGCGCCAATAGTACCAGAATTCACTGGGAGCGAGAGCCCCTTTGACCCGACCTAGTTGGGATTCGAACTCGAGCTGTTGAGTTTTGATTCCCATTTGATCTTCTTTGTCGTAGTCGACCAAGGCTTTCTGGACCTCACAACCAAAGGCGGGGTTTCCGTAAAACCGAGCAATCAGGTTGGATGGGTAACCGAAACACCCCAACCGGGACAAATTCTGCATCAGCAATGTCGAACCGGATCGAGGGCAGCCCATGATGAGCATCAAGGGCATTTGGGGGCGGGTGGCTGGGTTGAGTTCCGTACCTGTAATACACTGGTTTATTCGAGAGAGTGTGGTTTCCAGGTTTTCACTTTTTCGAAACTTTTCTGTCAGGTCTGTCATGGCCGGTAATGTGTTGATCTCTCTTTCGTTGTGCTGCAATACCTGTTTCATCCTTGTGATGAGATGAAGATTTGAGTCATTTTTTTGAGTCCGGTGTCGGATAAACGCTGGTCACAGAGTATGGTCATGATCTGATCGCTCAGATGCTGGGATTCCGTAAAATGTTTGGGCACTCTGTTATCAATGGGCCAGTGGACTGGGCAAAAAATACGAGAGCGATACATTTGCTCTAAGACTTGTTCTCTCTTGTTTGTGATGAGGGGAAACCCGAGGGGGACGACTTCTTCGGGTAATTCTTTGAAGATCGCCCAGTCTGACAAGTCATTGAGGAGCTGCTTGTATCTTTGCCTGCGGGCCTTGGCAATGCTCTTGTAATCGAAGCCCCCCTTGAGCAGGGCGTAACTGTAATCCGTCATCTTATAGCTGCCAAGTGGGTGGAGTTCTTCAGCGGCTTGATAACTATCGTACCAGTTGATTTTTCCAAACTGATCAAAACGGGTTTTGAGGTCATAGGCTTTGTATGAAGCCATGATAAAATCGGCTGGAGCCTCTTGTAGTCGGACGTCTGAAAAACCGTGGTTTTTATGGCTTGTCAAAATGCCGCCATCCGGGACACCCACGGTTTTTCTGGGGCTATAGAGAGTGAAGTCAGCATAGGGGCGCTCAAAGGTAGAGAGCAGTGCTTGGGACGCGTCTTGCAGGATGGTGGCCCCACGTTCTGAGACGGCCTGCAAAGACGTAGTGTCGGATGGAAACCCAAAGTAATCGATAAAGATGACGAGATCCTTTTTGTTGATGTGTTTGACCCACTTCAAGTCGTGCGTTTTTAATCTGCCATCTACCGGGTAAAAGGAGATTTCGGTGTGTTTGGGAATGGCCGAGGTGATGGAGTTGCATAAAAAAGAGGGAAGCCACACTTTTTTTGGACGAGAGAGGTTGCAGAGGAGCCGGATCCCGGATCTGGCATTGATGAGCCTGAGATGCGCTTGCTGCAAAAAGGGTGGGGGCGGCTGCGGGCTGAAATTCAAGCCTTCATTGCCGAACATTCCTCCGATGATTTCTTCAGTGTAGGCCATAGAACAAATGTTTTTACGAGGGGGACTATGTGAGTGAGTAATCCCTCAGGAAAGGGCGTATCGCCGCGGGGGAATGATTCATCATGAGATCGATGATGGATAAGCCGGAGACGAAACTGGGATGACCTGCTTGAGTATACCTTGGAAGCGTTGGCTCCAGAAAATACAGGTGTATGCCATGTTCGGCGAATGCGTCTTTGGTATAGAGCGATTGTCCACCAAGGGGGTTGATGTATGTTTTTGATTTCTCCCTCAAGCAAATATCAATGAGACGGTCCTGACGTTCCATTTCTTTATTGTTGTAGATGCTTGATGAGGGGATGAGCTCGGTTCGGATCCCCAAGTAGTTTGTGATCACCCGAAGCTGATGGGTTAACAGCTCGCTGAGTTTGGATGATGGGCAATCAAAAGCCGTTTGGATGAGATCGTTGACCTCGTTGAAGTAAGGGGCTTTTCCATAGGCCATTTGCAGTGTTCGGTGGGTTTTTGTAAGCCAGAGGTCTGTGTTTGCTAGCTCAATGGTTTTGATGTCTGTGAATGATCTTTTGCCTTGGATCGGCAGGGTGATCAGCAGTTCTTTGCCGTTGACCAAAATGCGGTTGCGGTTGATCCATCCGGATTTGATGTAGTGGACATCATCGTAAATGACAAACTTATCAACGGCTGCGATCAGTTGGAAGTAGCCGAGATAAGGAAAAAAATACGGCTGCATGATGGCAATGCTTGGGCCCGTCACTGTGTTCATGGAAAAAGGTTTTTTTTGTTAACCGAGGGTGTTGAGGATGATTTGCGAGATGTTTTCGACTTCATCCAAGGAGAGATCGTGATAGAGAGGCAGGCAGAGGATGCGATTGGCTACGTCACTTGCTACGGGTGTTTCCTGAGCTGTTACATAGGGAAGAGCGTCGAGGCTGGGGTAGAAATAACGACGAGGGAAAATTTGTTGGGATGCCAAGGCTGAGGTAATCGTCTTTAGATCTTCGACCGATGGGAGGATGATCGGATAGTATGCTGCATTCTGAGTTGCCTTGGCGTTCCACTCAGGCATGGCGATCGACTCGGATGGTTTAAGGAATGAGTGATACTTTTCCACCCTCCGGTGACGTTCGGCAATGATTTCAGGTATACGCCCGTGAAGGCACAAGCCCATGGCGGCATGAAGCTCTGACATTTTGGCGTTGATGCCGAGACCTTGGAAGGCCTCCGGGCCGTCAAAGCCAAAGTTCCGCATGTAGGACAATTTATGGGCCAGTGCATCATCATTGGTGGCGAGCGCTCCTCCTTCGACACTGTGAAAGAGTTTGGTTGCATGCATACTGAGAACGGAGACATCACCGTATTGCATGACGTTTTTCCCTGCTAACTCGACCCCGTAGGCGTGAGCGGCATCGTAGATGACAGGGACGTTCCATTTTTTTGAAATGCTGTCGATCGCTTTGACGTCACACGGGTTGCCAAACACATGGGTGGCAACAATCGCGGAGACACGATCGTGCATTTGCTGCTCGATGAGTTCGGGGTCGATGCACAGGGTGGCTGGATCGATGTCGGCAAAGCGGGCTTTGCATCCCTCCCACGCAATCGTGGACGTGGTGGCAATGAAAGAGAAGGGGGTGGTGACGATTTCGCCTTGGAGTCCAAGCGCCTTGATGGCAAGTTGCAGGGCAAGGGTGGCATTGGCCACCAGAAGAACATGCTTTACCCCGAATTCACGGGCCAGATCCTCTTCGAGTTGCTTTAAGCATGGGCCATTGTTGGTGAGGTGGCCTCGTTGCCAGATCCCTTCGAGTTGTTTGACGTAGTCCTGGAGTGGGGGAAGGGCTGATTGGGTGACATGGATGGGCTCGCGCATGGTGCAGACGGCGATACAATCATAATCCGGGGAATTAGGCAACCGTATCAGCGAGGGACCTGGGTGGGTGGTAGAAGCCGGCACGGCCAAACTCATTGGCTGTCATGAGATCGTGTCCAGAATTGACCATACCCAGATCGAAACATTCGAGTTCGGGGGGGCACTCCGCGGGGTTTCATTTCCTGCGCTAGCTTTAGGATGCGTCTGGCGCATTGACCGAAGCCGATCGAGGGGAGTTCAATGAACTCAACGTCAGGGAGCCCGTGTCAGGCAGGGTTAAGAACGGTTGTTTTCAGTGAGAAGGTTTTTGAGGTAGTGGGCATAGGAGGAACTTCCCATTGTCGATGCGGCTTGCTCAACTTGTGCTTCATTCATCCATTGATTGGCGAGCGCGATTTCTTCCAAGCAGGCTATTTTAAGCCCTTGGCGTTTCTCAACTGTTTGGACAAAATGGGAGGCTTCCAAAAGGCTGTCGTGCGTTCCGGTGTCGAGCCATGCAAAGCCCCGACCCAGGAGCTGGACGTTCAGAGTGTCGTTGGCAAGGTAGGCTTGGTTGATGCTGGTGATTTCCAGCTCTCCTCTTGCGGAAGGGCGTATGGTCTTTGCTATATCAATGACATCATTGTCATAAAAGTAGAGCCCCGTGACTGCATAGTTTGATTTCGGGTGTTCGGGTTTTTCCTCGATCGATATCGCCTTTTTGTTTTGATCAAACTCGACGACTCCGAAGCGGCTAGGGTCGGTGACTTGGTATCCGAAAACCGTTGCTCCGGAGTCTCTGTTAGCCACTCTTTGCAGCATTGGGGTAAAGCCGGTTCCGAAGAACAGGTTGTCGCCTAGCACGAGACAAACTTGGTCGGCTCCAATAAATTCCTCCCCGATGAGGAACGCCTCGGCGAGTCCATTCGGTTGGGCTTGGGTGGCATAACTGAGGTTGATCCCAAAGCGTTTGCCGGTGCCTAACACTCTCTGGAAAGCATCCTGATCGTGTGGCGTTGTGATAATCATGATGTCGCGGATGCCTGCGAGCATGAGAACGGAGAGGGGATAGTAAATGAGGGGTTTGTCATAGACGGGAAGGAGCTGTTTGGACACCCCTCTCGTCACCGGGAATAATCGTGTTCCTGTGCCTCCTGCTAAAATGATACCTTTCATGATGTCGATGCTTGTTTTATCTGCGGGGTTCTCTTGTTTTAGTCGCAGGAACCTTGCCCTAGCCGTTCTCTTTGATAGCTGCCATCCTGAACCCTCTGACACCATTCGCTGTGTGACAGATACCAGTCGATGGTTTTGAGAATCCCGGAATCGAATGATTCCTGAGGTTCCCAATTCAGAGACTGTTTGATTTTAGAGGCGTCGATAGCATAGCGGACGTCATGTCCGGGGCGGTCATCGACATATGTGATCAGCTCCTTGAAGTCTTTGATGCCGTTTGGTTTTCTTTCGATTTTGCCATTCAGGATGTCGCAGATGGTTCGCACGACATCGATATTGGTTTTCTCGTTATGGCCTCCTATGTTGTACGTCTGGCCGATGGCTCCTTCTATTAACACCTTTATCAGGGCTTGAGCATGATCGTCGACGTAAAGCCAGTCCCGCACCTGGCTACCGTTTCCGTATACGGGCAGGGCGAGTCCCTCCAATGCATTGAGGATCATCAGGGGAATGAGTTTTTCCGGGAACTGGTAGGGGCCGTAGTTGTTGGAACAATTGGTGATGACGGTTGGTAATCCAAAAGTCCGATGCCAGGATCTGACCAAGTGGTCGGAAGATGCCTTGCTCGCGGAATAGGGTGAGCTCGGGTCGTAGGGGCTTTCTTCGGTGAAAAAACCACTGGCTCCGAGGTCCCCATAGACTTCATCGGTAGAGACGTGGTGGAATCTGAATCCGTCTTTGTTTGGTTGAGCCTTTTTGCCGGCCTCGTTGGCTGGCAGGGATTGCCAGTAGGCAAGAGCTGCCTGAAGCAGGGTGTAGGTCCCGAGCACATTGGTTTGGATGAATTCGCCTGGGCCGTCAATCGAGCGGTCAACATGGGATTCCGCCGCCAGATGCATCATGGCATGGGGTCGATGCTCTCTGAATACCCGTTTGATTTCGACGGCGTCACAGATATCGACTTGCTCGAAGGTGTAGCGAGGGTTGGCGCTGACCTCAGAGAGGGAGTCCAGATTCCCGGCGTAGGTTAATTTATCGACGTTGATGACTTGCCAGTCCGAGTGCTGGATCAGATGGCGAATAACGGCGGATCCTATAAACCCAGCTCCTCCAGTTACAATGATTTTCATAGCGTTGCGACCCGGCACAGCGGGAAGGATTTGTAACATTTGTCTTTAACTTGGGAAGTCATATTTTAAGCTATTCTTTTGGCTGCCGTGACTTATAACGGGGGGGGCTCTGGTGTGTGACGAGAGCCTGATGCCAATTCATCCGGGTTATGAAAGAGAAACGATCAGCCGCTCAGCCACTATTTATTTTTTCGCAACCTCGGTCCGGTTCAACTTTGCTTCAGAAAATATTGGCGACGAGTGACGACATTGCCACCGTGTCCGAACCATGGCTCATGCTGCCTCTTTTCAGTTATGACGAGCGGATGCTTATGTGTTCTGCCTACTCGGTGAAGGGATACCGGAAAGCGGTAAGGGACATACTGGGCAGCCTTCCCTGTGGGGAGGATGATCTTTTTGCTGCCTCAAGAGCATATGGTGAACACCTCTACGGTTTGTTAGCTGGTGAGGGACGGTATTTCTTGGATAAAACGCCGCGTTATCACATCATCAGTAGTCATCTGATGCGAACCTTCCCTGAGGCCAAATGTATCTTTTTGTGGCGTAATCCGCTGTCGGTGATGGCTTCCATTTCCAGAACATGGAAAAAAGGGCGTTGGACTTTTGCAGGTTACGAAATCGATTTGTATGAGGGGTTTGCCTCTTTGATCGAAAGCTATGAGGGTAATCAAGAACGCGTGCTAGCACTCCAATACGAGGACTTGGTTGCCGACCCGAACCGATGGCTGGGCAAAATTCAAACGTTTCTGGATCTACCTGAGGGGAGCTTCAAGCACGAACTCTTTGGGGCGGTTGATTTGGGTGGCAAGATGGGGGATTCAACGGGAGCGAAGGAATACCAGAACACCTTGTCAGAAGATTCAACAGCGCGGTGGAAACAGGCTTTTCGGAGTCGTTACCGCAAAAAGATGGGGGCCGAGTATCTGCAATGGATCGGGGCTGAACGTCTCGAGACGATGGGCTACTCGCTGGATGAACTGATGGAGCAACTCACTGCGGTGCCGGCTACGGGCCTTGGCGTGATGGATTATTTGGCCCATCACCGGGGAAAGCTAAAAGATCGATCACAATCGAGGCTGTCCAAGGCGATTGATCGATACAGGGGCAATGGCGGCAAGGCGGTTCGGTTGAATTAATGATCATAGCAATGCAGGAAGATGAGTAGAATGAAACGCTTAAAGAGGTTGGTGAGCTTGAAAAAGCGAACAAAGGTTTTTTGCATTGGATACAATAAAACGGGAACCACCACGGTTGAAAAGGTCTTGAAGAAGATGGGGTATGTGATGCCCAAACAAACCATGCAAGAACGGCTGATTTCAGAGGATGTTTTTCGTGGAGATTACCGGAGCTTGAGAAAACTGTGCAAAAAATATGATGCCTTCCAGGATATGCCTTTTTCACAAGGTTCTGCCTATATTGCGGCGGATGCATTGTTTCCCGGGAGTCAGTTTATTCTGACGGTGCGGGATGCTGACGCTTGGTTTGACAGCTTGGTAAGGTTTCACCTGAAAGGGATCATGAAGCGGGCCGGGGTAGAAAAAATTGAAGATTTTAACGAAAACTCATTCAAGGATAAGGAGGTCTATCTCCATAAAAACTATTCCTATCAGGTGGTGAGAAGGCATGCTGTAACGGTTGAGAATCACGCTGTGCACTATGATTGGTCGCTTGTGTATAACAAGGAACATCGAGTTAGCCTCTACGAGGAGCGTAATCGGCAAATTTTGGAGTATTTTCAGAACCGTCCGGAACAGTTGTTGGTATTTGATGTGGAGAAAGAGAGCAATAACTCCCGAATGGTTGAATTTCTCGGGCTGCCAAGCTCCTTTATTGAGGATTTGCCTCATTTGAATCAATCCCGGCTGAGGTAGTTGGCCGTTCTCAGTCTTTGGTATTACCACGTATTCCATCCAGCTCATGGGTGGCGGTTTCCTTGTTTGGGTTCAGGGTGGACAGGGCGTGTTTGTTGGTTATGCTTCGAAAACCGCGACGGATTGGGCGCTGTTATGAATCTGGCATTATTACTTCATCGTTATTTCCCTTACGGGGGCTTGCAGCGTGATTGTGTGAACCTGGCCATTCGATTGATCGACTCGGGACATGAGGTATCGGTCGTTTGCCGATGTTGGGAGGGAGAGGTTCCGGAGGGGCTGATGGTGGAGGAGCTCGGGGCAAGAGGTCTGAGCAACCTTTCCATGGATCGTCATTTTGAGCAGGACGCGGAGGCCTGGTTGGCAGAGCACCCTCAGGATTGTGTGGTCGGGTTTAGCCGTTTGGCCTTAGCCATGGATTTTTATTATGCTGCTGACCCGTGTTATGCGCTACGCATCGCGAGAAACAAACCCCGGTGGTACCGGTTCAGCCGCCGTTATCGACATGGCGTTCAGCTTGAGTGGTTTTTGTTTTCTGCAGGAGGACCTAAAAACATCCTGATGCTGACCGATATGGAAGTCCCGGCGTATCAGAAGATTTACGGCACGGACCCGGAACGCTTGTTGGTCTTACCGCCCAGCATCCGGCGTCGCGCCTTGAAGATGGCGCAAAAACGGGAGCTTCGTAGCAAAATCCGCAAGCGCATGGATTGGCCGGATGAAAGGAATGTCATCTTGCTCGTTGGGTCCGGCTTTGCCACCAAAGGCTTGGACCGGGCGATTCGGGCTGTGGCGTCGGTTTCAGCAGCTGAGGATGTGGTTTTGTATGTTGCCGGGTCTGGTAAGGACGCTCGTTACCGGGCGCTGGCCAAAGGCTGTGGCGTTCAGGATCGTGTGGTCTTTCTCGGCGGGCGTGATGATGCCTGGGAGTTGATGCTGGCAGCGGACCTGTTGATTCATCCGGCACGCAGTGAAAATACGGGAACGGTGTTGGTAGAAGCACTTAGTGCCGGAACCGGGGTGTTAACCACCGCGGCTTGTGGTTTTGCTTCCCATGTGGCGGCCTCGGGGGCAGGGACGGTTTTGATGCACCCCTTCGACCAGGCTGCCTTGGAGCGCGCGCTATCGGCCTTGTTGGCTGATTCTTGGGAAGGGCGGGCCGAAGCGGCGTTACGGTATGCTGCAGAGGAAGACCTCTATTCCGGTATGGATACGGCCCATCGCCATATTGAGGCGTTTTTAGCATCGCATGTTAAATCGGATGTCCATCCTTGACCTTGCGCTCCGTGCGGGTTGTGTTGGTTGCAGATGATTGAGTTGGCGGACGAATTACGTGACCGGTTTCCCGGTTCAAGTGCCTTTGATCAGATCATGGATCTGGAGGGTGAGGTGTATCGTGCCAAGGAGGGGCGCCGGACTTTGATGTTTGAGCACCAGGGGCGGGAGTACTTTGCCAAAATCCACCGTGGCATTGGATGGCGTGAAATTTGGAAGAACCTGAGCCAACTCAAATGGCCGATCATCACGGCCTCGAATGAGTGGAAGGCGGTAGCATTGCTGGAGCGGTCTGGAGTCGAGACGGTGAAAATCGTAGGCAAAGGGGTGCGGGGCCTGAATCCAGCGAAGGTGCAATCGTTTGTGGTGATGCAGGCTCTGGATGAACGGATTGAGCTTGAGGATTTTTTTAAAGAGATGGGTGGAACTGGCGGTCCACGGCGTCTGGCATTGAAGCGGATGCTGCTTCGCAAGGTTGCCGATTCGGCTCGGCGTATGCATGCGGCGGGAATGAATCACCGTGATTTTTACCTGTGCCATTTCCATATTCAGAACCGGGACTGGTCACACTGGCGTCCGGGAGACGAGGTTCGACTGCCCTTGTTGGATTTGCATCGTGCCCAGATCCGGAGCAAGGTGCCGCGTCGTTGGCTGGTCAAAGACTTGGGGGCCTTGTTGTTTTCAGCAGTGGACTGCGGTTTTACGGACCGGGATATGGCTGCTTTTCTGAAGATTTATATTGGTCCGAATTGGAAAGATCAACTGAGGAGTAACGCCGGCCTTTGGAGGTCCGTGCTCATTCGGGCTGGAAAATTTTACCAACGTCACCGGGGGAAAGCGATGGTTCTCCCCGGTATATTTGCTCACTTGAGGTAGCGGTTGACCTCGCTTTTGAATCTCTGCTGTTCGGTTTCGTCCAGTTGGAGGATTTTCAAGTAGCTGGATAGCAAGCTTGGTAGTCCGGCCTTTTTGATACGTTGCACGTCCTTGCGGTAACGCAGAGGAGTGGCCAGGTTGGCGGCTCGTCTCAACATCGGCACTGGTTTTGCGTAGAATTTGACGTCGGTGAAATCAATCAAGCCGTATCCTTGCTGGTCTGGGAGCTGGATGATGTTCCCAAGATGCATGCCTCGGAACAGGATACCCTTCTGGTGCAGGTGGTGGATGAAGTGGCAGAGATCTCTGATATGGACCTGTTCGGGGGATTGTTTGAGTAACTCCCGGATGGATTGCCCGGGTAGGGATTGATAGGTGACAGCCCGGACGTGGCTACCGGCCAGGGCAATGTGTTTCAGGACACTTGGGGCCTGGATCTCGCGTTGGTCAAGTTCTTCGGCGTTATGAATAAAGCGTCCGCTGTAGGGCCGGAGCGTCGCCGACGACAGCCATTTTTTTTTGCGGGCCCATATCTTGGTTACCGTGTCATCCGGGTGGAGGACCACGGCTGGGTAGCCTCCTTTTTCATCGATTGCTTGGCCGTTGCGGCAAAGGGCATCGAAATCTTCCTGTGAATAGGTGACGGGCTGCATGGCTGTCGGGCTTAAGCGTTGATGCCGAGGCTATCGAGAAAACCGGCCAAGCCCTGGGCATCGCCTTTATTGAAGGCTTTTGCTGTGAACGGGCTTTGAAATGGACCGATGAGCGCAAAAATCCGTTTGATCTTTGCCTTGTGGAAGATGGTGGCACCTTCGGCGTTGGCGGTAAAGTCCAGAGCGCAGTCGGCGGGAGCCGCCTGATCGAGGTTATATTGTTCGATCTGATGCGCCAGTTTCGGGCTGGTGTCGCTCGCTCGAGCAAGGATGTGCGCATCTGCACAATCGAAGCCATGTTCTCCGACAGTGGTGAGGTGCAGGTCCGGGCGGTAGTTCTTTAACCGATTAAGTTGGTTGAGATGCTCTGTGTCGGATGGAGACAATGATCCGGTATAGACCAGGACGCGAAACGGATGGGTTGCCGCAGAGCGCTGATGTCCGGTGCGTTTTTTCTGCAGGCCATCGATCTTTAGAGGGCGTTTGCGTCCGGTTTTCCAGTAGCCGTGCATCCAGAGGACATCGGCCGGATGGGCGGACATCGCCCGTTCATAGGCTTGGGCGCAGAGTGCGGTGATGTAGACCGTGTTGCTTTGCTTGTTTTCCGGGATGTCGAGCGCGGGGTAGACGGTGAACTTCCACTTGCCCGGGGCGATCGTCGAGACGGCAATCGGGACGATGGGAGCCCCGGTCCGGCGGTGCAGGATCGCTGGAAGGTTGGTGAGTGAGGTTAATTTGCCGAACAAGGGGACGGCCAGACCATGAGCCCCCGCTTGTTGGTCGGCCAGAACGCCGAGGGATCCTCCTTCTTTGATGTGGGCGATGGGTTTGAAAAATCCGTCGCGGCGACTGAACACCTTGGTGCCCTGACTTCCCCGGCGGCGTCGGATCAGGGCGTCGATCAGCGGGTTGTTGATCGGTCGGTAGAGGGTTCCTGTAGGCTTGAGTTCCGGCAGGGCGAGGTGGGCCTGAGCGAGAAACTCCCAGTTTCCCATGTGGGAGAGCAGGCAGATGGTTCCCTTTTCAGATTTTCTGGTTTTGAGCAGGTGTTCTTCCCCGGTGATTTCGATGCTTTGCAGGATTTTTTCCG
It encodes:
- a CDS encoding glycosyltransferase family 4 protein — protein: MNLALLLHRYFPYGGLQRDCVNLAIRLIDSGHEVSVVCRCWEGEVPEGLMVEELGARGLSNLSMDRHFEQDAEAWLAEHPQDCVVGFSRLALAMDFYYAADPCYALRIARNKPRWYRFSRRYRHGVQLEWFLFSAGGPKNILMLTDMEVPAYQKIYGTDPERLLVLPPSIRRRALKMAQKRELRSKIRKRMDWPDERNVILLVGSGFATKGLDRAIRAVASVSAAEDVVLYVAGSGKDARYRALAKGCGVQDRVVFLGGRDDAWELMLAADLLIHPARSENTGTVLVEALSAGTGVLTTAACGFASHVAASGAGTVLMHPFDQAALERALSALLADSWEGRAEAALRYAAEEDLYSGMDTAHRHIEAFLASHVKSDVHP
- the rfaP gene encoding lipopolysaccharide core heptose(I) kinase RfaP codes for the protein MIELADELRDRFPGSSAFDQIMDLEGEVYRAKEGRRTLMFEHQGREYFAKIHRGIGWREIWKNLSQLKWPIITASNEWKAVALLERSGVETVKIVGKGVRGLNPAKVQSFVVMQALDERIELEDFFKEMGGTGGPRRLALKRMLLRKVADSARRMHAAGMNHRDFYLCHFHIQNRDWSHWRPGDEVRLPLLDLHRAQIRSKVPRRWLVKDLGALLFSAVDCGFTDRDMAAFLKIYIGPNWKDQLRSNAGLWRSVLIRAGKFYQRHRGKAMVLPGIFAHLR
- a CDS encoding lysophospholipid acyltransferase family protein, which gives rise to MSENNKQPKASVPDYVVYAIYRLFECLLSLLPMKWVCWSGSALGYLSSLLLVERRATVTRNLRIAFGDSMSHDDIRRLTRKTFMQTGANLIASIRTATFSPEKILQSIEITGEEHLLKTRKSEKGTICLLSHMGNWEFLAQAHLALPELKPTGTLYRPINNPLIDALIRRRRGSQGTKVFSRRDGFFKPIAHIKEGGSLGVLADQQAGAHGLAVPLFGKLTSLTNLPAILHRRTGAPIVPIAVSTIAPGKWKFTVYPALDIPENKQSNTVYITALCAQAYERAMSAHPADVLWMHGYWKTGRKRPLKIDGLQKKRTGHQRSAATHPFRVLVYTGSLSPSDTEHLNQLNRLKNYRPDLHLTTVGEHGFDCADAHILARASDTSPKLAHQIEQYNLDQAAPADCALDFTANAEGATIFHKAKIKRIFALIGPFQSPFTAKAFNKGDAQGLAGFLDSLGINA